From the Lolium rigidum isolate FL_2022 chromosome 2, APGP_CSIRO_Lrig_0.1, whole genome shotgun sequence genome, one window contains:
- the LOC124689446 gene encoding disease resistance protein Pik-2-like translates to MELVVGASEATMKSLLSKLGGLLAHEYALIRAVRGDVQYINDEMASMQAFLGDLSNTSPQGHDRRMKDWMKQIRDVTYDIEDCVDDFAHRLSHDPGTDICCAFVISNVYEVWTWRPRRDIASNIAQLKVRAEQIGERRTRYGVENPKSSDGQSSGAATRFQAADNQQMSLELVGTKEPVGVDKEMEDLGKWVMLQQKQPPQDQGVLSIVGFGGVGKTTIATALYQKFGDQFDCRAMVTVSQSSDIEAILRIILSQVMPQSKHGNGQQRSSGGGTSKKNPLMAAIRSLWNAVVAKGQDHQQRGGSTSDITQALRNHLEGKSYLLLVDDVWSTSMWEKIKKSLPRSNKGCRVIVTTRFQAVASACIRDKGDRVHKVVVLGDDKPRDLFMAESNISEENRYKVPPKLWEMCGGLPLAIVTMAGHAACNPGREQAHWNTVCSNLVADSGKALAQEGVTRILSHCYNDMPGEIKTCSLYLCIFPKGRKISRKRLTRRWLAEGFVSEKDGLSVEDVAETYFNHLVRRKIIRAVEHSSNGKVKSYQVHDMVLEYIVSKASEENFVTVVGGHWLMAPPSNKVRRLSLQGDDSKQKRAMESMNFSHVRSLTLFGSLAQLPSNSLKFGIVQVLDLEGCKDFKKQHAKEICKMLLLKYLSLRRTEIDKIPKKIGKLQYLETIDIRETNVTELPNTVCLLERLANILGGNKRTRKALKLPEDLKKETMKSLRILSGIKIVEGPATSVADLHHLTDLRKLAIYKLDIKNGGKLFRELSSSIEYLGGYSLHTLIIDDQSSEFLKSLSALSSPPKFLNALELSGKLNELPEWITELDALTKLTLSVTVLTTDALHQLSKLQKLFSLTFSLTSAKQDPGTASTTGENKADSDGEIIVPAGGFEELKLLRFSAPFVPLLSFPDNAMPKLERLELRFSNLLGMYGLENLQHLKEVHLRVHDKAGDVTKLMVDEVATAAREDAKGFRIIVDQYHE, encoded by the exons ATGGAGTTGGTGGTGGGTGCTTCGGAGGCCACCATGAAATCTCTCCTAAGCAAGCTCGGGGGCCTGCTTGCTCACGAGTATGCTCTCATCAGGGCCGTCCGGGGCGATGTCCAGTACATCAACGATGAGATGGCGAGTATGCAGGCTTTCCTCGGCGACCTCAGCAACACCTCTCCCCAAGGACATGACCGCCGGATGAAGGACTGGATGAAGCAGATCCGTGATGTTACCTATGACATCGAGGATTGCGTGGACGACTTCGCGCACCGCCTGTCCCATGACCCCGGCACCGACATATGCTGCGCCTTCGTCATCTCCAACGTCTACGAGGTTTGGACATGGCGACCTCGCCGGGACATCGCTTCGAATATTGCTCAGCTCAAGGTGCGCGCAGAGCAGATCGGCGAGCGGCGCACCAGGTATGGCGTGGAGAACCCGAAGAGCAGCGATGGCCAGTCCAGTGGAGCTGCCACTCGATTCCAAGCTGCCGACAACCAGCAGATGAGCCTTGAGCTTGTCGGCACCAAGGAGCCTGTGGGAGTGGACAAGGAAATGGAGGATCTGGGGAAGTGGGTGATGTTGCAGCAGAAACAACCACCA CAAGACCAAGGCGTTCTGTCTATTGTTGGGTTCGGAGGGGTGGGCAAGACTACCATCGCCACGGCGTTGTACCAGAAATTTGGTGATCAGTTTGACTGCCGGGCGATGGTTACTGTGTCGCAGAGCTCTGACATAGAAGCGATACTGCGAATCATACTCAGTCAAGTCATGCCACAATCCAAACATGGCAATGGCCAGCAACGCAGCAGCGGTGGCGGCACCTCGAAGAAAAATCCCCTTATGGCTGCAATTCGCAGCCTATGGAATGCTGTCGTCGCCAAGGGCCAGGACCACCAGCAGCGCGGTGGCAGCACCTCGGACATTACACAAGCTCTCAGGAACCACTTGGAAGGAAAAAG TTACTTGCTCTTAGTTGATGATGTATGGTCTACATCTATGTGGGAGAAGATAAAAAAGTCACTGCCTAGAAGTAATAAAGGTTGTAGAGTAATAGTTACCACACGGTTTCAAGCTGTTGCTAGCGCGTGCATCAGAGATAAAGGAGATCGTGTTCATAAAGTGGTCGTACTTGGCGATGACAAGCCCAGAGATTTATTCATGGCCGAATCAAATATCAGCGAAGAAAACCGTTACAAAGTTCCACCCAAACTTTGGGAAATGTGTGGCGGTCTGCCGCTGGCCATCGTTACCATGGCTGGGCATGCCGCCTGCAACCCAGGCAGAGAACAAGCTCATTGGAATACAGTGTGCAGTAATCTCGTAGCAGATTCCGGCAAAGCTCTTGCACAGGAAGGGGTCACGAGGATACTTAGTCACTGCTACAATGATATGCCTggtgagatcaagacatgctccTTGTATTTATGCATATTTCCTAAGGGGCGCAAGATTAGCAGAAAGCGGTTGACAAGGCGATGGCTGGCAGAAGGATTCGTAAGCGAGAAGGATGGGCTGAGTGTGGAGGATGTCGCGGAGACATACTTCAATCATCTCGTAAGGAGGAAGATCATACGTGCCGTGGAGCACAGCAGTAATGGGAAGGTGAAGAGCTATCAAGTTCATGACATGGTTCTCGAGTACATTGTGTCCAAGGCaagtgaagaaaatttcgtcaccGTGGTTGGCGGCCACTGGCTCATGGCGCCGCCTAGCAATAAAGTCCGCCGTCTATCCCTCCAAGGGGATGACTCCAAGCAGAAaagagcaatggagagcatgaacTTTTCTCATGTCCGATCTCTGACCTTGTTTGGGAGCTTGGCCCAACTGCCTTCCAACTCTTTGAAGTTTGGAATAGTGCAAGTTCTAGACCTTGAAGGTTGCAAGGATTTCAAAAAGCAACATGCCAAGGAGATATGCAAGATGCTTCTACTAAAATACCTCAGCCTCCGAAGGACAGAGATTGACAAGATACCTAAGAAGATTGGAAAGCTCCAGTATTTGGAGACTATTGACATAAGGGAGACCAATGTCACAGAGTTGCCGAACACCGTCTGCCTGCTTGAACGACTGGCGAACATACTTGGTGGGAACAAAAGAACACGGAAGGcactgaagcttccagaagacctgaAGAAGGAAACGATGAAATCCCTGCGCATACTGTCAGGTATCAAGATCGTTGAAGGGCCAGCGACTTCTGTGGCAGACCTTCATCATCTCACGGATCTGAGGAAGCTAGCCATTTACAAGCTCGACATCAAAAACGGGGGTAAGCTTTTCAGAGAATTAAGCTCCTCAATCGAGTACCTTGGTGGCTACTCTCTCCACACACTTATAATCGATGACCAGTCATCTGAGTTTCTAAAATCACTGAGTGCTCTCTCTTCCCCTCCAAAGTTTCTCAATGCCCTTGAGCTATCTGGGAAGCTGAATGAGCTCCCGGAATGGATCACAGAACTGGATGCTCTAACAAAGTTGACACTCTCGGTGACGGTGCTGACTACGGATGCTTTGCACCAGTTgagcaagctccaaaagttgtttTCTCTCACATTTTCACTTACTTCAGCAAAGCAGGATCCAGGAACAGCCTCCACCACCGGGGAAAATAAGGCAGATTCTGACGGGGAGATCATAGTTCCGGCTGGTGGATTTGAGGAGCTCAAGCTCCTTCGCTTCTCGGCTCCTTTCGTGCCCCTGCTAAGCTTTCCAGATAATGCAATGCCGAAGCTGGAAAGGCTTGAGCTAAGGTTCAGCAATTTGCTGGGAATGTATGGCCTGGAGAACCTTCAACATCTAAAAGAGGTTCATCTCAGAGTGCATGACAAAGCAGGTGATGTTACCAAGTTAATGGTAGATGAAGTGGCAACTGCAGCGAGGGAAGATGCCAAAGGCTTCAGAATAATTGTTGATCAGTATCACGAGTGA